In a genomic window of Glycine max cultivar Williams 82 chromosome 13, Glycine_max_v4.0, whole genome shotgun sequence:
- the LOC100785480 gene encoding lipoxygenase 3, chloroplastic, producing MAMVKEIMGQRMVEAFCSDVSRCSSQPNRFCIKRQKTVSILPTFSELKTMLQLPAPYSQPPFIKLDESSKRDLALNPMSVTITGTITIKNSDITDHKEMMAMMLQHFGTFKNALHERGIIVLQLVSTEIDPRTMEPKLSNPVELEWLKCYKVGAERSTYKVEFEIDSDFGFPVAITVTNKYDKEIFLEGFSIEGVVDIACNSWIQPEKVHPEERVFFSNKAYLPCHTPAGLKKLRKEELKQLRGNGKGVRRGCERVYDYDVYNDLGNPDKGQEHVRPILGTRDYPCPRRCRTGRPHATTDEKYESPINSSVESYVPRDEAFEGVRKEALDVEKLKGATRNLIPFIRTCITKCGNFKQLSDVQQIYKRKHVDKMKPENVTTTKWPLPMNMMSKIQNDVEEYFKFDTPRIINGGNCCCIKDEELGRQALAGINPLSIKRLETFPPVSDLDPSIYGAQKSALKEEHIISHLDGMPVQQAMAEKKLFMLDYHDAYLPFLNGINAREDRKAYATRTILYLTRLGTLKPIAIELSLPESKQVLTPPLDATSHWLWQIAKAHVCSNDAGVHQLVHHWLRTHACMEPFIIAAHRQLSAMHPVFKLLKPHLKHTLQINALAREALINEGGIIETDFSSGKYSTEIISAAYKDWWRFDMEALPADLIRRGLAEPDPTHPHGLRLLIEDYPYANDGLLIWFALENLVRTYVNYYYSDRIMVRSDSELQSWYSEVTNVGHADHANASWWPTLSTPSDLTSILTTLIWVASVQHSAVNFGQYPLGGYVPMRSPHMKKLLPKEDDLEYKEFLEDPEGYLLSCLPNMFETTKFLAVVNILSQHSPDEEYMGQRKDLSDWTGDPEIIKAFYEFSMDIKRIEKEIDKRNKDTTRRNRCGAGIPPYELLVASSAPGVTGRGVPNSISI from the exons ATGGCTATGGTAAAAGAAATTATGGGACAACGTATGGTGGAAGCATTTTGTTCTGATGTTTCAAGATGTTCTTCACAACCTAACCGTTTCTGCATTAAGAGGCAGAAAACAGTTTCCATACTTCCCACTTTCTCGGAGCTGAAGACGATGTTGCAACTACCTGCCCCATATTCGCAACCACCATTTATCAAATTAGATGAGTCTTCCAAGAGAGACCTTGCCTTGAATCCGATGAGTGTGACCATAACGGGAACTATAACCATCAAGAATAGTGATATTACTGATCATAAGGAGATGATGGCCATGATGCTTCAACACTTTGGTACTTTCAAAAATGCTCTTCATGAAAGAGGAATAATTGTGTTGCAGCTAGTTAGCACCGAAATTGACCCGA GAACGATGGAGCCAAAACTGAGCAACCCAGTTGAATTGGAGTGGTTGAAATGCTATAAGGTGGGGGCTGAGAGGTCCACATACAAAGTAGAATTTGAGATAGATTCAGATTTTGGGTTCCCGGTAGCTATTACTGTGACAAACAAATACGACAAAGAGATCTTTTTGGAAGGCTTTTCCATTGAAGGTGTTGTGGATATTGCCTGCAATTCTTGGATTCAACCTGAGAAGGTTCATCCAGAGGAGAGAGTTTTCTTTAGCAACAAG GCATACTTACCATGTCATACACCAGCGGGTCTGAAAAAGCTAAGAAAAGAGGAACTGAAGCAGCTTAGAGGTAATGGAAAAGGAGTGAGAAGGGGATGTGAAAGAGTGTATGACTATGATGTCTACAATGACTTGGGAAATCCAGACAAAGGACAAGAACATGTGAGGCCAATATTAGGGACCAGAGACTACCCATGTCCCAGACGCTGCAGAACCGGTCGTCCTCATGCCACAACCG ACGAGAAGTATGAGTCCCCTATAAATTCATCCGTGGAAAGTTATGTGCCAAGAGATGAAGCTTTTGAAGGTGTGAGAAAGGAAGCTCTTGATGTGGAAAAGTTAAAAGGGGCAACCCGGAATTTGATTCCCTTCATAAGAACTTGTATCACCAAGTGTGGAAATTTCAAGCAGCTTTCAGATGTTCAACAGATATACAAGAGAAAGCACGTTGATAAAATGAAACCCGAGAACGtaaccacaacaaaatggcctCTACCTATGAATATGATGAGCAAGATCCAAAATGACGTGGAAGAGTATTTTAAATTCGATACTCCGCGTATTATCAATGGTG GGAATTGTTGTTGCATAAAAGATGAAGAACTTGGGCGTCAAGCATTGGCCGGTATCAACCCTCTAAGCATAAAAAGACTTGAG actTTCCCACCCGTCAGTGATCTGGATCCTTCCATATACGGTGCCCAAAAGTCTGCCCTAAAAGAAGAACACATAATAAGCCATTTGGATGGAATGCCTGTACAACAG GCAATGGCAGAAAAGAAGCTATTCATGTTGGATTATCATGATGCCTATCTCCCATTTCTGAATGGCATCAATGCTCGTGAAGATAGGAAAGCTTATGCAACTCGCACCATCTTGTATTTGACAAGACTAGGTACTTTGAAGCCTATTGCCATCGAGTTGAGTCTTCCAGAATCGAAACAGGTCCTTACCCCTCCATTGGATGCCACCTCTCATTGGTTGTGGCAAATTGCCAAAGCCCATGTTTGCTCCAATGACGCTGGTGTTCACCAACTTGTCCATCATTG GTTGAGAACCCACGCATGCATGGAGCCATTCATCATAGCTGCTCATCGCCAACTAAGTGCAATGCACCCGGTTTTCAAACTTCTAAAGCCTCATTTGAAACACACGTTGCAAATAAATGCATTGGCTCGTGAGGCTCTCATCAACGAAGGAGGCATCATTGAGACTGATTTTTCTTCTGGCAAATACAGCACTGAGATTATCTCAGCTGCTTATAAAGATTGGTGGCGTTTTGACATGGAAGCCCTTCCTGCTGATCTCATTAGAAG GGGACTAGCAGAACCTGATCCAACACATCCCCATGGACTAAGACTACTGATTGAAGACTACCCTTATGCAAATGATGGACTTCTTATATGGTTTGCTTTGGAGAACTTGGTTAGGACTTATGTGAACTACTATTACAGTGATAGGATCATGGTTCGATCTGATAGTGAGCTTCAATCATGGTATAGTGAGGTCACCAATGTTGGCCACGCTGATCATGCAAATGCAAGTTGGTGGCCCACACTCTCCACTCCTAGTGATCTTACTTCAATACTCACCACACTCATATGGGTTGCTTCAGTTCAGCATTCAGCTGTGAATTTTGGGCAATACCCTCTTGGTGGGTATGTCCCAATGCGTTCCCCACACATGAAGAAGTTGTTGCCCAAAGAGGATGATTTAGAGTACAAAGAATTTTTGGAGGACCCAGAAGGATACTTGCTGTCTTGCTTGCCAAATATGTTTGAAACCACCAAGTTTCTAGCAGTGGTTAACATACTTTCTCAGCATTCGCCTGATGAAGAGTACATGGGGCAGAGGAAGGACTTGTCAGATTGGACTGGCGACCCTGAAATCATAAAGGCATTCTATGAGTTTTCCATGGATATAAAGAGAATAGAAAAGGAGATTGACAAGAGAAATAAAGACACAACACGTAGAAATAGATGTGGTGCTGGAATTCCACCATATGAGTTGCTCGTAGCCTCCTCGGCTCCTGGAGTTACAGGTAGAGGAGTGCCAAATAGCATAAGTATATAG